GCGGCTAGGCTTGGTTGTCCTACTGCTAAGTTCAACGTTTAGCCTTGCAGATGCAGTGCCTGCTATGGATGGCGGCGGCGAGACCATGACGGCGGCGCAGCAAGAGCGCGAAGAATTACGGATTTTCCTGAAACAGGCCGTCAGCGATGCAGATAGCTTTAAGGACCGTTTCGATGCCGAGGTTTGGCTATTCGATATGTCCGGCCGCATGGCGCGATTTATTAAAGACCCGCAAGCGCGACTCACTTTTCTACGCAGCGTACACCGCGAAGCCAGTGCCGCAGACTTAAGTCCCGAAATAGTATTGGCACTCATTGAAGTCGAAAGCTATTTTGATCAGTTTGCGGTATCCCGTGTCGGTGCGCAGGGCTTGATGCAAGTTATGCCCTTCTGGAAGAAAGAAATCGGACGCCCCGATGACAACCTCACCAATGCAGATACCAATCTGCGCTACGGCTGCCAGATTTTGCAATTTTATTTACAAAAAGAAAAAGGCAATCTGCATCGCGCGCTGGCCCGCTACAATGGCAGCCTTGGTAAAAGCTGGTATCCAGAGCGAGTATTTGATCGGTGGCGCCGGCATTGGTATAACGGCGAAGTAAACATTTATTAGACTAACGCGGTGGTCTGTCGCCGCCATGCTCTGGCGAACCGGGTCTGGGTGGCTTATCTTGCATGCGCCCCAGTTCTCGCAGCGCAAACTTAAGCCTCTGCTCTGGTGGTAAGGTCGCCAAGACAGTTGCCAGCACTTGGTGGCTGACCTGCTTTAAATTACTGTCAGCCATTCTAATTGCCTGAAAACCGCTATTAATTTGCACCTCAGTGGCTTGCTCGCTTTTTAATATACCCACCATGTCGCGCTTGGCAGCCCGGAGCCGCCTATACGCCTTTGCCATTTCTTTGCGATGCATCTCCAGAACTTGGCGCATAGGTTCCGCCAACTCCTTGGGCTCATCTTTCAATAATTGCTTAGCCATACCATGCATGGCATGACGCTCTTGCCCCATTAAACGATGGCCTATATACAAGCCCAACAGCAAGCCATTTAGCACTAAGGAAACTAACAGAGCGATAACTAGGCTTTTACGTGAATTCATAATTCTGTACCTGCAATCCAATTACTGACTTCATAAGTCGCCGTTGCATCAAAGATATAGATATCGGGGTCGGTATAATCAGCAAAATAACCACTCGCCCCAAGTAACACACCTAATAATGCTGAGGCCATCGCCGCCGCAAAACTCAAACGCCAAGGCGGAGTAAATGACGGCTCGCGAGGCAGCCGCTCGCCGGGCAGAGCAATGTTCGCTAGGCGCACCTGCAAAGCTGCACTTGGCTCCAGATCAGGGACAATATCTTGATACCACTTAGCGAGCTCGCTTTCTTCACACCGCGCGTCTTGCCACCGCAGCGCGCAAGAATCTATGCGCAGAAAAACCGGCAATAGCAGACGAGCTAAGAAGGGCCAATGCGAGGCATCAGCACCGTGGCGCGCCAACAGCGCAGAAAATATTTGTTCTGCCAATGTCATTCCCGACCTCCCAATCGCGTTCGCAGCTGCTGCTTCGCTCGGCTAATTAACGATTCAACCGCTTTAGCCGACAAGCCCATAATAGTTGCGATATCTTTCACCGACACGTCCTGGTAAAAACGAAATGCCATGGCTGCACGCTGATTATCTGGCAGTGATTTTAAGGCATCAAAGACAAGGGCATTATCACCCGCATTCACTATTGGCTCTGGCGCCGCAGTATCGACAATCGACTCGACCAAGTTATCATCGACTACCAAACGCTGCTGAACTCGCTGACGAAAATTGAGGGCTAAATTATTAGCCACGCGATATAACCATGTGGTCAGCTTGGCATCATCGCGCCATTCTGGCGCTTGCTTCCAAAGCCGCTCAAACACCTCTTGGCAAAGGTCTTCTGCGTCATCGCGAGAAAGCACTATGCGGTAGACAAGATTCAACACCATTTTACTATGGCGGCCCAACAGCATCGCAAAAGCCTGTTGGTCGCCATCTGCTACTCGCCGCATCAATTCGATGTCAGATAACTGCACGCTGAATCCTAAAGGTCGGCGAAAAAGGGATATTAATTACACGCCGTCACCCTTGCGGTGTTCGCCGTCATGTCCCTCACCACCGTGACCGCGCATTGCCTTAAACATTTCACGACGATCAATAGTGCCATCGCCATTGCGATCCATGCGCGTCGCCATTTCATCGGTGCTGGCGGCAAACTCGTCTGCAGAAACTTGCCCGTCCTCGTTAGCATCAGCGCGATCAAAGCGGTCTTTCTTGTTTGCTTTGCGCTCAGCCTTCATCTGCGCCTTGTACTCGGTCACTTCTTCACGGCTCAAATTACCGTCACCGTTCAAATCCATTTTTGCAAACTCCGCATTGCGATACTCAGATAGCTCAGTGGTTGTGACAGTGCCATCGCCATTGAGATCAAAATTTGGGCGCGGTTTTCGGTCTTCGCCGGCGATCGCTGACACCGCCGCTAGAGAAACGATAACGCTGAGAATTTTTTGTGCTGTATTCATATTTGTTACTCCCAAGAATCATTGCTTAGAATCATTGATTAGAATTTTGCTTCATTGCTACGGCCGTTAATGATTAAACACCGCAGGTGCAAAAATCCTTCGCAGGGAGCGAAAAATAATAACTAACATAAGAGATATACACTCGGGCTAAGTGATACTGAACTCATAGCGCCACACACCCGCCTCTAAATAACAGCGATTTCTAGGGCCAGAAAGAGTGGGATCGATCGCCGCATAGCCAACATCGCCGTCATACAACATGCAGACAACATCATTATGTGAGGATATTAGGGGCTGAAAATAAGGCACCGTGCGATCAAGATAAAAACGCCTGGCATCATGCTGGGTTCCACAGGCAGCAAGCTCGGCCAGCGTAACCACGGTGGGCGGCAATAGGGCTAGCTCACCACGCCGATGCAGCTGTAAAAAGTGCTCTGGGGTTCCCCAGAGGAAATCATCCATTTCCTCGCCATCAACAAGCACCTCAGCATTGTCACCCTCGGCAAGAAAGAACCAGGTAGCAAATCGACGACCCATGGCGGGTGGCGTTGTCCAATGCGACAGCAGCAAAAAGTCCTGCGTTCGCAAAGAAATGCTGGCTTCTTCCATGGTCTCTCTGGCGGCTGCAGCGCGAGCCGCCTGCTCCTCGTTCGCGGCGCCATCATAATCTTCAGGGTCAAGAGTGCCACCTGGAAAAACCCAATGACCGCCACCGACTTTAAGTTGCTTGTGTCTTCGCAACAGCAGGGTTTCTAGACCTGCATCGCTGTCGCGAGTAATAACGGCTGTTGCCGCCGCTCGAATATCACTTGTCATTGCTTAAAACCCATCGCGCTATATCAACAAATGATCTAGCGTCTCTATTATTGTTTCAGCACGCGGCCGGATTCGAAAGTTATCGGTTAGATCAGCGTAAATTATGGTGCCGCTTTCATCGGTCATCAACACCGTTGGCAATACCGTATCGTAACCATAGCCCAACATTCCCAGCGGCACACCGTGACGATGAACAATACCAAGACTAATTGCCGCTCGGTTATTATCATCCACATAGAATGGCATGGGCACCCCGAGACGGGATTGCTGCGCTGCACTTTTCTTTGGGCTTTGCGGACTTATCAGCACTAGCTCTACACCACGCTCACCGAAGGCATCGTAATGTTTGGCTAGATCCGCCAGCTGTGCCTGACACATTGGACACCAGTTGCCGCGGAAAAATACCCATAACACTTTTTTACCAACAAAACTCGAAGATGATAGCTGCTCGCCATTGAGGGTCGCCAGCGCGAAATCCGGTAACTGCACGCCTTTTTGCAATAACACATTATCGCTACGATCTAGGTAGGTATACCAAAACACATATACCAGCACCCCACCCAGACCAAAAAACAAGGTATAAAAGGTGGGTAGCGGCTCCATCTCTATCACGGTGAGCACCGAGCCTAAGAGCGCCATAACCACTGGTGTTGCTATAAAACGCACAACGCGGATATAGGGGAAGGTATAAACCATACTCATAAAGAGCACCAGCGGCCCAACCGCCAGCAGGGCACCCAACCAAGACAAGCTAAATGTAGCATCTCCCAGAAGGTGACAAATACTTTGGATGGAAATCGCAATACACAAGACCAGATAGGGAATTGCATACCAGCGCTTAAGCTGCGATATCAGGCCCAATATCATCAATTGTTATCCCTGCTATTCACCAAACCTCTTAGCGTTTCACTATGAAACCTGCTTATTGTATTGTAGCTTGACCCTATACGTGCTTTTTAGGCTATTGACCGAAAATAAGTGC
This portion of the Zhongshania sp. R06B22 genome encodes:
- a CDS encoding lytic transglycosylase domain-containing protein translates to MDGGGETMTAAQQEREELRIFLKQAVSDADSFKDRFDAEVWLFDMSGRMARFIKDPQARLTFLRSVHREASAADLSPEIVLALIEVESYFDQFAVSRVGAQGLMQVMPFWKKEIGRPDDNLTNADTNLRYGCQILQFYLQKEKGNLHRALARYNGSLGKSWYPERVFDRWRRHWYNGEVNIY
- a CDS encoding periplasmic heavy metal sensor, whose protein sequence is MNSRKSLVIALLVSLVLNGLLLGLYIGHRLMGQERHAMHGMAKQLLKDEPKELAEPMRQVLEMHRKEMAKAYRRLRAAKRDMVGILKSEQATEVQINSGFQAIRMADSNLKQVSHQVLATVLATLPPEQRLKFALRELGRMQDKPPRPGSPEHGGDRPPR
- a CDS encoding RNA polymerase sigma factor gives rise to the protein MQLSDIELMRRVADGDQQAFAMLLGRHSKMVLNLVYRIVLSRDDAEDLCQEVFERLWKQAPEWRDDAKLTTWLYRVANNLALNFRQRVQQRLVVDDNLVESIVDTAAPEPIVNAGDNALVFDALKSLPDNQRAAMAFRFYQDVSVKDIATIMGLSAKAVESLISRAKQQLRTRLGGRE
- a CDS encoding EF-hand domain-containing protein is translated as MNTAQKILSVIVSLAAVSAIAGEDRKPRPNFDLNGDGTVTTTELSEYRNAEFAKMDLNGDGNLSREEVTEYKAQMKAERKANKKDRFDRADANEDGQVSADEFAASTDEMATRMDRNGDGTIDRREMFKAMRGHGGEGHDGEHRKGDGV
- a CDS encoding NUDIX hydrolase, with product MTSDIRAAATAVITRDSDAGLETLLLRRHKQLKVGGGHWVFPGGTLDPEDYDGAANEEQAARAAAARETMEEASISLRTQDFLLLSHWTTPPAMGRRFATWFFLAEGDNAEVLVDGEEMDDFLWGTPEHFLQLHRRGELALLPPTVVTLAELAACGTQHDARRFYLDRTVPYFQPLISSHNDVVCMLYDGDVGYAAIDPTLSGPRNRCYLEAGVWRYEFSIT
- a CDS encoding peroxiredoxin family protein; translated protein: MILGLISQLKRWYAIPYLVLCIAISIQSICHLLGDATFSLSWLGALLAVGPLVLFMSMVYTFPYIRVVRFIATPVVMALLGSVLTVIEMEPLPTFYTLFFGLGGVLVYVFWYTYLDRSDNVLLQKGVQLPDFALATLNGEQLSSSSFVGKKVLWVFFRGNWCPMCQAQLADLAKHYDAFGERGVELVLISPQSPKKSAAQQSRLGVPMPFYVDDNNRAAISLGIVHRHGVPLGMLGYGYDTVLPTVLMTDESGTIIYADLTDNFRIRPRAETIIETLDHLLI